DNA sequence from the Vicia villosa cultivar HV-30 ecotype Madison, WI linkage group LG3, Vvil1.0, whole genome shotgun sequence genome:
AGCTTCTTTCTTTTATCCATTAACATAGCTCCAATAGCTTTGTAATTTTCTGCATTTTCGCTCACGATCTAAACCACATTTTCTTCCCATACTTCTTCCATATTCTGATCAATCATTTTTtgtttcaagtacttgattttgATTTCATGATATGAAGGTGGGTTGAATTCAACACCATGTACTGAAACCATCTCCAACAATCTCTTAAATTCATCACTTTTTGCCACATTAAAGTCAATGACATTATTGTAGAAGAAGGAAGCAAATTTTAGACACGCTTCTTCTCTCAAATTATATTGAAGTTGCTATTAATTTTGTCTTGAGTGCCCACTCCCCGCTTCTTCTCTCATATTCACCATTTGTATCATCTTCTTCAGATTTTTTTAAGGTGATTGACTTGTAATATTTTTACAATCTCTCACATATGTATCTTCACTTCATCCGATACAGACTTACATCCATCGATATTTACCAGTCTACCAGCCAAATTGTGTTTTAACCCATAAATCCTCCAAATAATAATTTTGCACAGTAACTGCACTTTATTTTTATTGTTCTTTCATCAGCAAAAACTCAATGTTTTCATGCTACATCAATTTTGCTAGTTGTATTATTTTCAACTTTGGAGGGTGCAGACGAGAGCGCCCAACAACAAGAATTGATGAAGATATAGTGAACAAAATTGAAAAGCTTTGTTTTGTAAAGAAGGAAGAGGTATTGCATTGTAGGTATAAAAAGAtgagaagaatagaagaatttgatttgaatttataTAAAAGATAGATGAAGGGAAGAAACTCATTCATCCTATGATTAATAGATACAAAATTCTCATAGTTCCAATAGATTTTGTTTTTGGATGCGCAACTTTTACAATCCTTATTTTGCGATTCTCAAAAGCTCATTTTAAACATTGCAagtctcataaccctaaaatatgCGTGCACAGTTGTCATGTTTAATTACCGAGTCAATTAATGTATAGAATCCAATTGTTCGATAATCGAGTTGAAACAAGTCTGAAGCgggtcaaaataaaaaaaatatcagaTGGCTAGAATTTCACCATCCCATGATTTAACGATTTTCCTCTCCGTCTTTAACCCTCCAAACAAATCTCCGATCTTTTTTCCACTTAACTTGGTGGTCGATTGCCAGAGTGTAAAATCGACCACAAAATAAGTGAattgtataatatatattaatcaatatttGATAGTATTATAGATTATATGCTATTACTTTATTCTCCTAAGTTTATAAGAGATAATGTTTTTTTGaataaagaagagaaaagaatacGGAggcttttaatttaaatatttaaaatttaaaatataatttttaaagtaAATTGATTAGAAGAAGAAtttctaatttttattattaaaatgattCATCTCCCTTTTTTTTCCCATCAAGCTAGCGCCCACGTGGGTCGCCCGAACCGAAAAGCCCGGTAAAATTACTAAACTCCATATAGAATGAGCCCTGAAAATCATGTTCATTTTCAATGTAATTTAGCAACATCTATTTTTTTGCCTATATAACCAAAAGTTTCAAATACCATTTCCATAAACTTTTTTCCCTAATAAATTCCAATCAGTACTTCACTACATGGATCAATTAAGTACaaaatcattttcattttttctcacaCTTTATCTTTCATCATCATTAGTAATATCAACAACCTTCATATTTGTTAACAAATGCAACTACACAGTTTGGCCAGGACTTCTTTCCAACGCCGGAATCGCGCCGATTTCAACCACCGGTTTTGTTCTCAAATCCGGCGATTCCAAATCAATTACTCCACCGGCCTCCTGGGGAGGCCGTTTCTGGGGACGAACACACTGCTCCCAAGACTCCACCGGAAAATTCACCTGCCTCACCGGTGACTGCAACTCCGGCAAACTCGAATGCTCCGGCAACGGCGCAACACCGCCTGCTACGTTAGCGGAGTTCACTCTTAACGGATCTGGTGGACTCGATTTCTTCGATGTCAGTTTAGTCGACGGTTACAACGTGCCGATGTTGGTTGTTCCACAAGGTGGCTCCGGTGATAACTGTATGAGTACTGGATGCATAGTTGATTTACTCGGCGCGTGTCCTTCAGAGCTTAAGGTTACGAGCGTGGACGGGAATGAGAATTTAGCGTGTAGAAGTGCGTGTGAGGCGTTTGGATCGGCGCAGTATTGTTGCAGCGGCGCGTATGGTTCGCCTAACACTTGCAAGCCTTCGAGTTATTCTGAGTTGTTTAAGAACGCTTGCCCACGCGCGTATAGCTACGCGTATGATGATAAGACTAGCACGTTTACATGTGATTCTGCTTCTGAATACATAATCACGTTTTGCCCTTCCACTAATACCAAGTACCCCAGGTTAGATTCGTGAAACGCGATTATTGATTAAGCTTAATCACAATTCTCCAGAAATTAACttttattttcactttaactgtagTAAGTAGTAACTAACTATTGAATGAAATATGACCGTTGGATGTGGTACTTAAATGAGTGATattgacaattagggttttgaaaaacAGTCCGCACACTACAAGTTTTTTATATCGTGGTTAATTTATCCTGCAACGATTGCAATCAGTGTAACGACACATGTACCGATCAAAATTGCGAAATCTTTTACGCGATCACACGACAGAGACCATTTTGTATCTATGTGTAGAAGATATCCAATTTTTATtgatacattttataattgtttttCAGTCAGAAATCGTGGCAGGGGCAAAATCCGAAATCAGATGGCAGCGACTCATCACCACAGCTTAATAATGGTTCAATGGTATATGTTGGTGCTGGTGTCTATGATCAGAGTGAGATATCAAGCTCCACTTGTATTCATATATGGGAATCCGAAACCCTTCTCACTTTTGCAATGGCTATGTGGTTCTTATGTcaactttttcatttttaatcgGTGTCTCCTTTAACCTTAAAATTAGGTTCATGAGCCACGTTTTCAATGAAATTAGGTTCATGCATGAGCCACGTTTCCTATGCCTAAAGAATTGTCGGAACCTTTGTATCCATTGTTTAATTCATTGGGCCCACATATCTTGCCATGGTGACATGCATGTTAGTCATTTGTTCTTGTCCTTAGATTCCCAAAGAAGCTCTTGACATTCCAATTTTAAGATAGGAAAGTCCTTAAAACAAAGGGGTAAATACATTCTACTCATGGATGAAAAACTATGATAGTGGGTGGCCATTATTTATTTCCACGTCGTTGAGATAAATAGGCATACATAGAATTGAATTATTTGTATTGTGGGCTATGCTATTCATTTATTGGTCTTAGAATAATAGTACATAAGATACGAGCTAATGGACTCGTATTTTAGTATTTCCTCTTCAAAGCGGCATGATTAATTCATTATTAAAGAATGATTCAATTCTAAGCCATCAAATTTTTTTTGCACAAGACTGTTATGTGGCTCCTACTCTATGTCACATTGTCACTTTATATTCAAATAGGTCATGGTATATTTTGGTCTAATAAATTACTCCACTCTCTCACCCCGAAAGTTTTATGTCAGTTAGAGATAGAACTTAAATCCAAATTAATTTATATGAAGTCACATCACCTCAAAAATCAAATTTGTATGAGTGAATTAGACACAAGTCTAGCATTAATAATTATGaaagaaatttaaatttgttaagtaataaaaaaatttatctatatataatagaTGAGACACCTTGCTAAAAAGTTACACCTTTAAACTAAAATATATGTAAATTACTTTAATGTGATAACAGCGAAAGAATAAGGAACATTTTATAAAATTGGAAGATATAGTGAGAGGTGCTTTATAGACTATTGTGGACACtacttagaaaaagaaaagcttttaaaattagaaaaaaccCATCACTATGGACCCCATTTAGAGATGCTGCAACTGCAAGTGCAACTGCAAGTGCAACTGCAAGTGGTGTAATCTCGCAAACGTTTAGCAACCAAGTgttgattaattaatttgattatattaCCTGAAATTTAAAAGATAATCCGATTCAATTATTGCTTTTGTTTTGGATCATTCACGTAATAAATGCACTGTAAGTAGGTGGTAAAGCGGACGGTCGGTCCCGTTTAGACCCGTCTCGTTTATGTCCGTCTAAAAGCGGGGTGGGACAAATCAActttgaaggtagagaaaaacacaagaaagaagaaagggatttgaattgggttttcaaaacttttctctttAGAAAGATTATTCGTATAAgataaacaataaacaaaaagATGACACCTTCAGTTATTCATGTTTCCCTTAGAAAAAGTTAGTcatgtccacccgccaaggtgatttcgccttagaaaatgacttaatccactaatcatagaAATGATTATAATTGCACGGGCCAACTGCCAGTGACTAACAACTAAAACATTGATCAATTATGTTAGTGATCCcttaagaattctgacccaactggttCCCTAAGAGATATAATGATCAACAACTCCTTTAAGAATTCTGACTCAACCGGTCCCCTAAAGAAGATTTTCCACTATGACAAAATGTCAAAGTCTTCTTAAGTATACAGACTAAGAATAGtcactcaaggaacaatcaaTAGAAATTGATTAATGTTTGTGCTTAAAAGATTGCTTTTATAAAGCAGATTACACAAATGTTTAAGTACAAATACAACACAAAGGTGTTGAGCAAgatatgagcaacaactctttgCTTTTACATGATTCTACCAAGATGTATATGATAAATGTTGGGTAGCATCTTGTAGTAATATTCTTTCTCTTATTTCTTTGCCTCTTCAACTTCACCTTTCATAATGTTGCAACAAATTTTGCTTTACTTTGATTGAGCTTTGGCTTCTTCGCATTGAGTAAAAGCATTACAACTTTAGCATTTGCGACGAACGACATCTTTGGCTTTGGCATTTGCAACTTTAGCATTTGAgacaaacaacatcattggctTTGGCATTTGCAACCAGAAATATCTTTGGCTTTTGCTGTTGCGGCCAACATGTTTTGGCTATTGCAGTGGCAATCAGCAGCTTTGGCTATTGCACTGGCAATCAACAACTTTGGCTATTTTAGTGGCAATCATCAAACATTTCTTCTGAAGTCTTGATCTTCTTTTATAGCCTTCAGAGAGATAGACGTTGTGAGTATAGAAGAGTCTTTTCTAAAAGCTAACGGTTACTTTCTAACGGATAGAATCAAGTGTAAATGTTGCATACTACAACCTTACTTCCTTAGCTTGTAGCTTGCATCTTTGACATGGTGGCGTGAAAGACAACTTTTGAATAGTACGAATGTCTTGGTAATATTGGAGTAGTTCAAGCATACTGTTGTAATGAATCTTCTAAAGAAagtttcttgatcttatcttcaaatgatgTACTTATGATCTGAAGTAGTAAGCTTGGAAGAGatcactttcttttctttgttcttcTAATGAGTTTTCTGATGAGTAGTTTAGAAACTACTTTGTTAGGATAACATGAAAATATCAGAGCCAATAGGAAAATAACTTTGTCATTCAGAAATAATAGCAACAACCTTTCTAAAGTATGACGCACGACTTCCTAGATCAAATCTATATCTGTAGAAAGATAACTGATTTGAGGAGTGAGAAAGAATTCACGAACATTACGAGTAATAATGTCAGAGTCTTTCAGAATAGAACAATGTCTTCAGATAATAGTGCAATAACGTATCTGAGGAACAAGTCATGATATCTGAACATAGAATCATGACAACTAATCCGTATTTCTGATTTTGTCATTTACATATTTGATCTTGACCTTTATCAGCTGATCTTAACTATGTCATCAGAGTAACGAGAAACATCTCATCTGACGAACATATCTTGACATATGATCTTTAAGCAACAACTTGTATTTCATGTAGACTTTGTTTTCTGATCTGAAACAACAACTTCTTGTAGACCTATTTCTTCTGGAGACACTTGAGACTTTAGAAGCAGCAACTTATTTAGAAGTACACAGGAGATTCCATTCTTATTAACATTCATCATTCCATTGATGTTTCTTCAGAAGTAGAAGCGAATAGTCTTTCTGATGATAGCATATCTGATGATTCTTTAGACAACAGTCTTGAATCACATAGAGCTTCTGATCTGCTCACTCAagaaaacattaaaaacaaaattgtttacatataaaatatatgtgttgttatcatcaaaacttagagataaagatcaaaatcaaatcttgttctaacaaacttATGCGTCCGAACTCAAAAGTCAAGTCCGCTCTGTTTAGTAATAAATTGGTGGATTAGCGAGGCGATccgtcaatttttttatatattttttattttacaatttgatttactacataatttacaaaaaaaatttaattattaccaAAGAGGTCGACGtacaaaagattttttttaacaacGCATAATCGCATAATAGAACTTCAACATGTCCTAAGTCCCCGCagctcaaaaaataaataaatgaacacCAATTAtgacaaaaaaataaagaaataaactcaagcacaattaaaaaaaagtatcaaaataaataaataaataaaacatatcaTCCTAATCTTATTTAAAAACTAAATACTAAAAGAACCCAATTAAGAATTTACATAAGACAAACAATGATAACAATTATGCCGCATAAAACATCACAGTGCATAAAATATACCGCATAAAACAATGATAACAATTATACCGCATAAAACATCACAATGCATAAAATGTCATATAGACTCTTATTTTGAGCGATTCCTTAATAGTTAAATCCTAAATTTGTCATACGTATACACTAATCAAATCCTtcctttttttaaaatcaacatctatttctaaagaaaacatATGAACTAATGTATTGACAACTTAATAATTTTGCATGTCATACAACTGttcttttattttaagtttttccAATCAATGCATGTATTAGAAAGTTATTGAAAGAATGTTACAAATATAATTCAATTTGTctgtataataatttagaatacaattCAATCAACATAATCCTAAAAGAATAGTGTTTTTTAGTTaaagttgttttaattctaaGTAAAAATAAAATGTGTTAACAAAAAGCCCGCAGGCAAAACCCGCCCCGCATCAACCCGCTATTTTAAGCGGCTTAGGCAGGGCGGGCGAACTTAAGGTATCGAGCTGAAAATCTCCGCTCAGCCCGTCAAAAACGACAGGTCTAACGGGGCCCAACTTGTTTTGCCACTCCTAACTGTAAGTATATTAGCGATGCATTTGAAATTAAAGTTCCAATTAATAGGAATATGTATTGGTTGATTTGTAATATGTATTATATAGGTCTCAATGATTTGCTTATGATTGATTAATATCCATCAATATTGTTGTCCTCCTGTCTTATTTTGACCATTATTATTAACTATTGTTAATGTGTCCTTTCAACATAAGTTGTTTAAGTGCTTAAAACCTCTTAGTAGATTTTCATATCAGCGTTTGGTCATTTGGGATGAGTTGGCCTCCCAACTTAGGGTCGTACGGACCTTGAAGCCAATGGAGCTTGCCTTTGTTTCTTTGTGGCAGGATCTTCCAGTATCGTTTAAAGTCGAGAGGAGTTTGCACAATTCTTACAAAGTATCTCCAAGGTATTGACAAGACTCCAATGTGTAAGGTATATCTTACTGGGCCTACATGCTACCATGTGAGAAATAGATACACTATACACAATCTCCAAAGCACGAGGCGTGTAATGGATAAGTGTTTAGAGTGGAAAATCATGACATCACTTAGTCCCCCAAGCACGATGTGTATAAGGACGAAGTACCTTGAGTGGAAGAGCATGACATTACATAGTCCCTCAAACACGAGGCGTGTAAGGGCGACGTGCTTTGAGTGACAGATCACACAATTCTCCATGGTTGATCTTTTCCTAACAGCCGAGTTTTAATTATAGGTCGACATCCACTAAATCTCAAGAATAGAGATTTAAAATCTAATGTGTTTCTTATTCTACTAGTTGTAGGGGGTTTAAACATTCCTTTTAATTGTTTGTCTTCCTATGGATATAGCTTTTAATGCTACCAACTATTGTTAGCCACTTTGTATTTCAATGATTTTACTCTTTATATAGGCCTGCACATCATGATTTCAACTTCACTATTTCAGCTTCTTCTCACTTTGCTCAAAATGTATTCCTCTCTTTAGCTGCTAATTTGTTTTGCTCGCCACTTCTTCATAGACTAGCACCAAGCCTGTCACATTActagtaataaataaatattggtaTAATCCCTTCTTCTACCGAGTTAGCACATGAGGAGTCATCAAGAGTATTTCAATCTTCATGAAAACTTTTTTGCACTCCTTCGTCTAATGGAAGTTTGTTTTCTTCTTTAAGGTGGCGAATAAGTGAATGGATTTTTTCCAAAGCATGAGAGAAATTTGGAGAGAGTGGAAATACTTCCGGTTAATTGTTAAACTTCTTTAACTGAGGTCGGACTCCTCATGTCGATGATCGCTTTACATTTACTAGGGTTTTCCTCTATTTCTCTTCTAGTTAAcataaatcccaaaaaaattccAGCTTGTACTCCAAAAAATATTTTGCCAACTTTAGACGCATATTATATTTACAAAATTGTTGGGATTTTTATTAGATCTTCGTAATAATTTCCTTCATTCGGGGTTTTGAACACCGTATCATCGATGTAAACTTTTATATTATGGCCGATTTGATAAGCAAAGACGCTATCGATCAATCTTTCATAGATAGTTTTAACATTTATAAGGCCAAAATGCATTACTGCATAATAATATTTGTCGTGGTTGGtcattaattttgttttggatgtGTCACACAGGTTCATCTTTATCTTTTTATATCTTGAGTATACGTCCATAAAATTGAGCTCGTTGTAACTTTAAGACCCATCAATTAGCCTTTCATTATTTGGCAGCGGGTATGAGTCTTTAGAGCATGCTTGGTTAAGGTCATTGAAGTCGACACACATGTCAGACTACTTCTTCACCATCACCATATTCTCCAACCAAGTAGGATACTTGATTTTTTGTATGAATCGAGCTTCATTTAAATTATTCACCTATTTAGTGATGGCTatctatttttcttctttctctttatgCTTCCTCTGGAAAATCGACTTGAATCCGGGTTTTATAGTGAGACGATGACACACTATATTTGATTCTATTCTGGGAATTTCTAAGGGTGCCTATTCGAATAAATTTATATTCTCCCAAAGCATATGCATGATGTTATCTTCCTCGTCTTTTGTCAGATTTGTTCCCAAACGGGTGGTCTAGGATCTCTTGGGGACCTATCTACAACATCTTCAAATCTTCTGATGATACCAACATGTCCTCCAAGTACTTCGTTATTGGGTCTTGGTCCATAAAATTTACATTGTGTGAATTGGACGAAGGCATCATCTttacttttccttttcttttaattttcaatatGTATTTATAGCATCTCATGGCCACATCAAGATCCCCTTTTACCATGCATATCAGCCCATCCTCAAGAGGGTACTTCATGGTCAAATAAAGAGTGTACACCACATCTTCCAAGGCATTTAAGGTCGGTCCTCTAATGATAATGGTGTACGAGGAAGGGACGTTTATTACCAGATACATACTTTAATTGTCATGGTGTTCACGCCCTTTCCAAACATGGTCAACTTAAAAGGCTGAAGAAGCTCTAGATCGAGTTGTAGCTTTTCAAAATCATCCCAATATAGGACATCAACTAAGTTGTTGAGATCCACAAGAATCCCATTAACTTTCCAGATGAACATTTGTAAGTTAGTGACCATGGGATCATCTTCATGTAGTAATATTCCCTCAATATCCTTGTAAGAGAAGCGGATTTTAAGAGGGAAATTTTCTCTTGGCCTTGGGGGTTCACTAGTAATATGCATTACTTGGAGGGAATACTTTTCCGAGAAAAGCTTGACTCTCCACCTCCTATAAAACCTCTGACGACCATGTTCAAGATGTGGCATGCCTGCGTGACACCACTTATTTCTTTCTAGCACCCACCTTTTCTTGGTTGGGGAGTTATTTAGAAATATCTCTCACGTTGTAGTGGTCTCCTCTCTGAGCTCCGAGAGTTTCTGTATGCATATCTTTGCAAGTGACCCTCTTGGATGAACCACTCTATTTCTCTTTTCAAGTGGTGAACTTCATCATGATGTTCCCTGATCTTGTGGTATTTGAATCACTTTCCAGGTTCACTTCCTATCACACCCCCTTGAAGTAGAGGGCTCGGGAATGACCCTTGTTTGATATACCTCTTGTATGACCAGCTCTCTTAGCGAGTTTGATGGTGTATAATTTTCTAAAAGTCTCTGAATTTGTTTGAATGCGCCTTTTCTTGAATTTGTATTATGACTTGATTCCATCGATGGAGGGAACTCTCGAGTTTCCCCTGCCTCGATCCTTTGCATCTCGTGCTCTTTTTTCAGGATTTCTCTCTATTCCCTTTACAGAAAATTCTGCCTTCGCCACAATTTCCTTCATTAAAGTTGTCGGCTTCTAGACTAGGGATTTATTGAAGTACCCTACTTTAATGACCTTTATAGTTTCCTTGTTAAACCTTTCCAGATACTCTCGCACAGACTCATAATTACCTTGACGTGATTTGAATAAGCTTGTTGTATAAACCTTCTGGTGCTTACTGGCAGAAAGCTGGTGGATCATCTTCCTTGCGAGGTCCTGATAACCTGATATTTAAAATATAAGGAGACTCATACACCATTGTAGGATTTCCTCTTTTAACATCCGACTAGGAGCTTACACTTTAATACATATGTCGAACCAATAATCACCATATAATTGTTGATAATGACGATGTGCTAATGGGGATCACTTTTTCCAGTGAATGTTACTAGAGAAGGAAATTTGAAGTTGTATGAGATTGGGGCATCCTAGATTTTGATGAAAAGCAGTTGAGGTTTTATGGATTCTTCTTGCTCGTAAATGATTGGCTGTGGATGTTAGTGTTGTAGGTCACAGACAATGTTCTGCAATGTTTCATTTTGAAGATGCAACTCCTTCATAGCAGCTAACATTTTTACTATGGTTGTTTGGTTGTTGCTGGTACTATTGGTGGCAGCCTTCACCATCATGAAATGGAATTGACATTGAATCGTTTAGGTGTGTGGCCCCGATCAATTTTAATGGATCCCACAGTGTGCACCACCATTGTAGCTTTAACAACGAGAGCCAGTAAAGTCTTATTTAGTAGGAATATGAACTATTTGGTTTCTTTGTTATTGTGTCATAGGTATATATAGGTCTCAATGATTTAtgtgattattgtttattaatgGTCATCAATGTTGACGTCTCCCTTGAGTCTGTTAATTATTACCATTAATCtgccatttaaatattttatctaaGTTTTTAAAATCTCTTAATGAATTATTTTATTCGCGTCAATGTTGGGTCAACTAAGTTGAGTTGGCCTCTTAACTTTGGGTCGTGTTGACCTTGAAACCAATGGAACTCGCCTTTGTTTCTTTATCACGGGTTTTTCCAATCTCATTTAAAGCCGATAATAGCTCACCCACTTCTTATACAGTACTTTTCAAGATATTAGCTAGACTTTTGTTTGTAGAGTCGATGTTATTAGACCACATGTTACTTTGCTATTGATTAAGGGGGTTGCTCCTCCCACCCTTAGTGGCGAAGAGTCACCCTAAAATATTGACTATACTCTTAttcaggggtggccctgagcacgagctcgcggggcgggagcccagggccccataattttagggacACCAAAAAAAAAGTCTTActcctatatatattaaaagagaattttctattacaaatttttttgctaataatatttttttaaaaatattggttaacaaaattataggggcactacttaataaaagaatgtaatttctcataaataaaatatagagtagaataaaatcaattaattactctaaaataaaattaattaatatattcataattttagcaactaaagatttaattgagacactaaaattaaaaaaatgatatagaaaatattttatattattgatcccaaaattaagagtgaagcaCTACTTCAACTAGCTGAGCAAGATAATGATCCCTAAAATAAGAGTGAAGTCGAATCTTTAGCAATTCATGAAAttggaaactttgaatttttagtagctatgattatttggtttgaattgttaactgttgttaatgaaattagcaaaagtttgcaacaacaaaaaaatacatGTGTATTGATGTGGCTATAAAACTAGTAAAATGTTTgatcaagtatttgaaaaaatatagagaatatgGATCTGTAAATACTAAGGTTAGTGGtgaaaagattgagaatgaaatagagattgaatgtgtgtttattcaaaaacgtcaAAGTAGTAGAAAACAACACTTTGATGAAAATTCATCTCAACCCACACAATTGAATCTTGAGTCTACTGAATAGTCTTTTCGAAatcattatttcttatatattataGATCAAATAATTGgttcacttgatagaagatttgagcagtatagcacatatgtaaatatttttgaattcttgtttagtattgaaaggcttagatcattattTGATAGGAACTTaaaagcatgttgtaaacatcttaaaacttgtttaaaacatgacgattctcttgatcttaatgatgaaattttgtttgaagaattgaaagttattagagaagcTTTAAccgttgaatcaaaatcaagttaTATGATATTGtgttctttaaagacttttaattgttttcctaatgcacgcatatattatatattatagagtaatattgactatttctatcagtgttgcatctgctgaaagaagtttttctaaattaaaattattaaaatcttattcgaggtctactatgtcacaagatagattaaatagtcttgcgttgatttcaattgaaaataattttttgaagaaccttgattatgaacaaattattaatgattttgcaacaaa
Encoded proteins:
- the LOC131660262 gene encoding thaumatin-like protein 1b, whose translation is MDQLSTKSFSFFLTLYLSSSLVISTTFIFVNKCNYTVWPGLLSNAGIAPISTTGFVLKSGDSKSITPPASWGGRFWGRTHCSQDSTGKFTCLTGDCNSGKLECSGNGATPPATLAEFTLNGSGGLDFFDVSLVDGYNVPMLVVPQGGSGDNCMSTGCIVDLLGACPSELKVTSVDGNENLACRSACEAFGSAQYCCSGAYGSPNTCKPSSYSELFKNACPRAYSYAYDDKTSTFTCDSASEYIITFCPSTNTKYPSQKSWQGQNPKSDGSDSSPQLNNGSMVYVGAGVYDQSEISSSTCIHIWESETLLTFAMAMWFLCQLFHF